In Synechococcus sp. PCC 6312, one genomic interval encodes:
- a CDS encoding HAD-IC family P-type ATPase, with product MTTLTGLSAAEVDERRRIGLDNQQPPATSRTYKEICKDNLFTFINGVFFFISIVLLGLGRPGDVLVIAIVVFLNTILSLVQEVRAKQQLDQIALLTRPHVAVMRDSQEISVTPDAIVQDDILVVRPGDQIIADGRVVGTGQIQVDESLLTGESDLINKEPGDLVYSGSYCVQGFAYYQAEKVGSASTANQVTASAKAFRRELTPLQKDINLIIRVILVLAMFLWILVLLSLLVGLSSFPMAVQTAAVVAGLVPVGLYLTITLTYAVGAVRIAKQEVLVQQANAMESLSNINVLCLDKTGTLTANALEVQTIHPLQGSEPELQQLLGRFAHSLTVANQTSAAIAQACPAPPSPPRIEIPFASSHKWSALAWEDLPGAMILGAPDVLFPGDRLSPEILLEIETAIAHGTRVLMVAHSDADPHWPDPTQAPQLPLELTPLGLVLLRDQLRPQSQEVLERFTQAGIAIKIISGDHPKTVLALAKQVGVGENLGGALRIISGAELAKMNPSEFRQAARETTIFGRITPEQKSQLVKALRDQGLHVAMIGDGVNDVLSLKQANIGIAMESGSAITRGVADIILRHDSFAALPAAFREGQRIHNGIQDVTRLFLVRVLSFSLLFMTSVIAGRAFPLLIKQNSLLTLFGVGIPTIGLALWAVPGPRQEKPLIPSLLHFVLPASLSLCLLGLLVYWGYLANQILPLVDLLQGTVALDQISTVIERNKFREGIEVARSALVTVLLLASLAMILFLKPPHGAWVGGAPLSKNWRYPVMASLLLLGYVFILLIPGLRNFLELELLRWEDYGICLLIVMAWALILRSMWRWRLLDRFLGVSLS from the coding sequence ATGACCACCTTGACCGGATTATCTGCTGCTGAAGTTGATGAACGCCGCCGGATTGGCCTGGATAACCAACAACCCCCGGCCACGAGCCGCACCTATAAAGAAATCTGCAAAGACAATTTATTCACGTTCATCAATGGAGTGTTCTTTTTTATCAGCATTGTTTTATTGGGTTTGGGCCGGCCTGGAGATGTGCTGGTCATTGCCATTGTGGTTTTTCTGAATACGATCCTCAGCTTGGTGCAGGAAGTCCGGGCCAAACAACAGTTGGATCAAATTGCCCTCTTAACCCGTCCCCATGTCGCTGTCATGCGCGATAGCCAAGAAATTTCCGTCACCCCCGATGCCATTGTCCAAGATGATATTTTGGTGGTGCGGCCGGGGGATCAAATTATTGCCGATGGGCGGGTGGTCGGAACGGGGCAAATCCAGGTGGATGAATCGCTCCTGACGGGGGAATCGGACTTAATTAATAAAGAACCAGGGGATTTGGTCTATTCCGGCAGTTATTGCGTCCAAGGATTTGCCTACTACCAGGCCGAGAAAGTGGGATCTGCCAGTACCGCCAACCAAGTGACCGCCAGTGCCAAAGCCTTCCGCCGCGAATTGACCCCCTTGCAAAAAGACATCAACTTGATCATTCGGGTGATTCTCGTTTTGGCCATGTTCCTCTGGATTTTGGTCTTGCTGTCCTTGCTAGTGGGCTTGAGTAGTTTTCCGATGGCCGTGCAAACAGCGGCGGTGGTGGCCGGGCTAGTCCCAGTGGGGTTGTATTTAACCATTACCTTGACCTATGCCGTGGGGGCGGTGCGGATTGCCAAACAGGAAGTTTTGGTACAACAGGCCAATGCGATGGAGTCCCTTAGTAATATCAATGTCCTTTGTTTGGATAAAACCGGCACCTTAACCGCTAACGCCCTGGAAGTGCAAACTATTCACCCGCTCCAAGGCTCTGAACCCGAACTACAGCAGTTATTGGGACGTTTTGCCCATAGCCTGACGGTGGCGAATCAAACCAGTGCAGCCATTGCCCAGGCCTGTCCAGCCCCCCCCAGCCCCCCCCGGATCGAAATTCCCTTTGCCTCTAGTCATAAATGGAGTGCCTTGGCCTGGGAGGATTTACCTGGAGCTATGATTTTGGGCGCGCCCGATGTTTTGTTTCCCGGAGATCGCCTATCCCCAGAGATTCTCTTAGAGATTGAAACCGCCATTGCCCACGGCACAAGAGTTTTAATGGTGGCCCACAGTGATGCGGATCCCCACTGGCCCGATCCGACCCAGGCCCCCCAACTGCCTTTAGAGTTAACTCCCCTCGGCCTAGTCCTGTTACGGGATCAACTGCGGCCCCAAAGCCAAGAAGTATTAGAACGTTTTACCCAGGCCGGGATTGCGATCAAAATTATTTCTGGAGATCATCCGAAAACGGTCTTAGCCTTGGCCAAACAGGTGGGAGTGGGGGAAAACTTGGGGGGAGCCTTACGGATTATCTCCGGGGCCGAGTTAGCAAAAATGAACCCAAGCGAATTTCGGCAAGCAGCCCGAGAAACAACCATCTTTGGACGCATTACCCCGGAACAAAAAAGCCAACTGGTCAAAGCCTTACGGGATCAAGGTCTCCATGTGGCAATGATTGGGGATGGGGTGAATGATGTTCTTTCTTTGAAGCAGGCCAATATTGGGATTGCCATGGAAAGCGGTAGTGCGATTACGCGGGGGGTGGCAGACATTATTTTACGGCACGATTCCTTTGCGGCCTTACCGGCAGCGTTTCGGGAGGGACAACGGATTCACAATGGGATTCAAGATGTAACGCGGCTGTTTTTAGTCCGGGTTTTGAGTTTTAGCCTCTTGTTCATGACATCGGTGATTGCCGGGCGGGCGTTTCCCTTGCTGATTAAACAAAACTCGCTCTTGACCCTATTTGGAGTTGGGATTCCCACGATTGGTTTGGCCCTTTGGGCGGTTCCAGGCCCGCGTCAAGAAAAACCCCTGATCCCTTCCTTACTCCACTTTGTGCTGCCGGCCTCCCTGAGTTTGTGTTTATTAGGGCTGTTGGTCTATTGGGGCTATTTAGCCAATCAGATTTTACCCCTAGTGGACTTGTTACAAGGAACAGTTGCCCTCGATCAAATTTCCACCGTCATTGAGCGGAATAAGTTTCGAGAAGGGATTGAAGTCGCTCGGAGTGCCCTAGTGACCGTCTTACTGCTGGCTTCCTTGGCAATGATTTTATTTTTGAAACCGCCACACGGGGCCTGGGTTGGGGGCGCGCCCTTAAGTAAAAATTGGCGATATCCAGTGATGGCGAGTCTCTTACTGCTGGGCTATGTGTTCATCCTTTTAATCCCAGGCCTGCGAAATTTTCTCGAATTAGAATTACTGCGTTGGGAAGACTATGGGATTTGTTTATTAATTGTCATGGCCTGGGCCCTGATTTTACGGTCTATGTGGCGGTGGCGGCTGTTAGATCGCTTTTTGGGAGTGAGCTTGAGCTAA
- a CDS encoding universal stress protein, translating to MFKRILVAVDDSDMAAEVIEALGQLDLVPESLVVLTHVISPAESGLGQSADVSQPTGHWQNLESRLEDYCQEVNELFENTVDVLLEIVAGEPATEIIRLAHIHQAELILLGSRGLTGVSRILKGSVSGQVVEEAPCSVFVVKSSPSG from the coding sequence GTGTTCAAACGGATTTTAGTGGCGGTTGATGATTCGGATATGGCGGCAGAGGTGATCGAGGCCCTGGGGCAGTTAGATCTAGTTCCAGAGAGCTTAGTGGTGCTGACCCATGTTATTTCTCCGGCAGAGTCAGGTCTGGGGCAGTCGGCGGATGTTTCTCAACCCACGGGTCATTGGCAAAACCTAGAGTCACGCCTAGAGGACTATTGCCAAGAGGTGAATGAACTCTTTGAAAATACGGTAGATGTTCTCCTCGAAATAGTGGCAGGGGAGCCCGCTACGGAAATTATCCGCTTGGCCCATATTCACCAGGCCGAGTTAATTCTTTTAGGGAGTCGGGGCTTAACCGGAGTGTCTCGGATTTTAAAGGGGTCTGTCAGTGGTCAGGTTGTGGAGGAAGCCCCCTGTTCCGTCTTTGTGGTGAAATCCAGTCCATCGGGCTAA
- a CDS encoding sterol desaturase family protein: protein MPEPHYVKSPMIPYTLSQPDIFGIMVGVMFGMVVVRFLAVAGVFAAFAALARRTFWRHRWVNLRPYKKHQFCQELAWSLLTSGIFALTGAITAVLWQWGYTAVYVEIGGWGYLYFVLSLLIALLVHETYYYWLHRWMHHPKIYPWMHKVHHQSITTSAWTAFSFHPLEALAQALFLPILVFVLPLHPYAIVILLTVMTFSSVINHLNLELYPAHFNRHWLGRFLIGATHHSLHHSQFRYNFGLYFTFWDHLMGTESETYNALFDQKTQVITPLPVSLNPSRLDSN, encoded by the coding sequence GTGCCTGAACCCCATTACGTTAAATCCCCCATGATTCCCTATACCCTCAGTCAGCCCGATATTTTTGGAATTATGGTCGGGGTCATGTTTGGCATGGTCGTGGTGCGGTTTTTGGCGGTGGCTGGAGTTTTTGCCGCTTTTGCAGCTTTGGCCCGGCGAACCTTTTGGCGACATCGTTGGGTTAATTTACGCCCCTACAAGAAACATCAATTTTGCCAAGAACTGGCCTGGTCATTACTCACTTCGGGGATTTTTGCCTTGACTGGTGCAATTACGGCCGTCCTCTGGCAATGGGGCTATACAGCGGTGTATGTGGAGATTGGGGGCTGGGGTTATCTTTACTTTGTTCTGAGCCTGCTGATTGCGTTACTGGTTCATGAAACCTATTACTACTGGCTCCATCGCTGGATGCATCATCCGAAAATTTACCCTTGGATGCACAAAGTCCACCATCAAAGCATCACTACCTCGGCCTGGACAGCCTTTTCCTTTCATCCCCTTGAAGCTCTCGCCCAGGCCCTTTTTTTGCCAATCTTAGTGTTTGTGCTACCCCTCCATCCCTACGCCATTGTTATTTTGCTCACCGTGATGACCTTCTCCAGCGTGATTAACCATTTGAACCTAGAGCTTTATCCAGCCCACTTTAATCGGCATTGGTTGGGACGTTTTTTGATTGGAGCCACCCACCACAGTCTGCATCACAGTCAATTTCGCTATAACTTTGGGCTTTATTTCACCTTTTGGGATCACCTGATGGGGACAGAAAGCGAGACTTACAATGCTCTATTTGATCAAAAGACCCAAGTGATCACCCCCCTGCCCGTCAGCCTCAACCCATCTCGGCTGGACAGCAACTAA
- a CDS encoding sulfite exporter TauE/SafE family protein — protein MTVLELTGITLIGSVFAGGLGAMTGLGGGVVIIPLLTLGLGVDIRYAIGAALISVIATSSGAAAAYVKEGFSNVRIGMFLEVATTIGAISGAYIATWMPTAGISIIFGLALLWSIYATNQPHKDHLSDVGPNPLATSLGMNSCYPTSGGWEDYFPQNVPGGFGLMYVAGVLSGLLGIGSGMVKVLAMDQVMQLPFKVSTTTSNFMIGVTAAASAGIYFSRGYIDPGLCLPVVLGVLFGSLVGAKLLVHAPVKLLRIVFSVVLGIVAVQMLWQGISGLKL, from the coding sequence GTGACAGTTCTGGAATTAACTGGTATTACCTTGATTGGCTCAGTTTTTGCTGGCGGATTAGGGGCAATGACCGGCCTGGGGGGTGGCGTAGTCATTATTCCCCTGCTAACCCTCGGCCTGGGGGTGGATATTCGCTATGCGATTGGGGCCGCCCTAATTTCCGTCATTGCCACCTCTTCTGGAGCCGCCGCTGCCTACGTCAAGGAAGGCTTTAGTAATGTGCGGATTGGGATGTTTTTAGAAGTTGCAACCACCATTGGGGCCATTTCGGGGGCCTATATTGCCACTTGGATGCCCACTGCTGGCATTTCTATCATCTTTGGGCTGGCTCTCCTCTGGTCAATTTATGCCACTAATCAACCCCATAAGGATCATCTGAGTGATGTTGGCCCAAATCCTCTGGCTACCTCCTTAGGGATGAATAGCTGTTACCCGACTAGCGGGGGCTGGGAAGATTATTTTCCCCAAAATGTTCCAGGTGGTTTTGGTTTGATGTATGTGGCTGGGGTTCTATCCGGGTTGCTGGGGATTGGTTCGGGGATGGTCAAGGTCTTAGCCATGGATCAGGTGATGCAGTTGCCCTTCAAAGTTTCTACCACCACCAGTAACTTTATGATTGGGGTGACGGCAGCAGCGAGTGCAGGCATTTATTTTAGTCGGGGTTATATTGATCCTGGCCTGTGTTTACCCGTGGTCTTAGGGGTCTTGTTTGGTTCTCTAGTTGGCGCGAAATTATTAGTCCATGCCCCTGTCAAACTATTACGCATTGTGTTCAGTGTGGTTTTAGGGATTGTCGCCGTACAAATGTTGTGGCAAGGAATCAGTGGGTTAAAACTATGA